A window of the Macaca nemestrina isolate mMacNem1 chromosome X, mMacNem.hap1, whole genome shotgun sequence genome harbors these coding sequences:
- the LOC105463800 gene encoding cyclin-dependent kinase 16 isoform X1, whose protein sequence is MPLYGRARGHVTHPSILGTRPGRPMAGPITAAVPEKICYGAFCSCSGAFPLEANNPSFGPLPSISHLNLRTQIAMDRMKKIKRQLSMTLRGGRGIDKTNGAPEQIGLDESGGGGGSDPGEAPTRAAPGELRSARGPLSSAPEIVHEDLKMGSDGESDQASATSSDEVQSPVRVRMRNHPPRKISTEDINKRLSLPADIRLPEGYLEKLTLNSPIFDKPLSRRLRRVSLSEIGFGKLETYIKLDKLGEGTYATVYKGKSKLTDNLVALKEIRLEHEEGAPCTAIREVSLLKDLKHANIVTLHDIIHTEKSLTLVFEYLDKDLKQYLDDCGNIINMHNVKLFLFQLLRGLAYCHRQKVLHRDLKPQNLLINERGELKLADFGLARAKSIPTKTYSNEVVTLWYRPPDILLGSTDYSTQIDMWGVGCIFYEMATGRPLFPGSTVEEQLHFIFRILGTPTEETWPGILSNEEFKTYNYPKYRAEALLSHAPRSLCPCGRLDSDGADLLTKLLQFEGRNRISAEDAMKHPFFLSLGERIHKLPDTTSIFALKEIQLQKEASLRSSSMPDSGRPAFRVVDTEF, encoded by the exons ATGCCACTCTATGGGCGTGCTCGAGGCCATGTCACCCATCCTTCAATTCTGGGCACACGCCCTGGCCGACCCATGGCTGGGCCCATCACTGCAGCTGTACCTGAGAAGATCTGCTATGGAGCCTTCTGCTCCTGCAGTGGGGCTTTTCCCCTAGAGGCCAACAATCCATCGTTTGGGCCCTTGCCCTCAATCAGCCACCTAAATCTGAGAACTCAG ATCGCCATGGATCGGATGAAGAAGATCAAACGGCAGCTGTCAATGACACTCCGAGGTGGCCGAGGCATAGACAAGACCAATGGTGCCCCTGAGCAGATAGGCCTGGATgagagtggtggtggtggcggcagTGACCCTGGAGAGGCCCCCACACGTGCTGCTCCTGGGGAACTTCGTTCTGCACGGGGCCCACTCAGCTCTGCACCAG AGATTGTGCACGAGGACTTGAAGATGGGGTCTGATGGGGAGAGTGACCAGGCTTCAGCCACTTCCTCGGATGAGGTGCAGTCTCCAGTGAGAGTGCGCATGCGCAACCATCCCCCACGCAAGATCTCCACTGAG GACATCAACAAGCGCCTATCGCTACCAGCTGACATCCGGCTGCCTGAGGGCTACCTGGAGAAGCTGACCCTCAATAGCCCCATCTTTGACAAGCCCCTCAGCCGCCGCCTCCGTCGTGTCAGCCTA TCTGAGATTGGCTTTGGGAAACTGGAGACCTACATTAAGCTGGACAAGCTGGGCGAG GGTACCTATGCCACCGTCTACAAAGGCAAAAGCAAGCTCACAGACAACCTTGTGGCACTCAAGGAGATCAGACTGGAACATGAAGAGGGGGCACCCTGCACCGCCATCCGGGAAG TGTCCCTGCTCAAGGACCTCAAACATGCCAACATCGTTACGCTACATGACATTATCCACACGGAGAAGTCCCTCACCCTTGTCTTTGAGTACCTG GACAAGGACCTGAAGCAGTACCTGGATGACTGTGGGAACATCATCAACATGCACAACGTGAAA CTGTTCCTGTTCCAGCTGCTCCGTGGCCTGGCCTACTGCCACCGGCAGAAGGTGCTACACCGAGACCTCAAGCCCCAGAACCTGCTCATCAACGAGAGAGGAGAGCTCAAGCTGGCTGACTTTG GCCTGGCCCGGGCCAAGTCAATCCCAACAAAGACATACTCCAATGAGGTGGTGACACTGTGGTACCGGCCCCCTGACATCCTGCTCGGGTCCACGGACTACTCCACTCAGATTGACATGTG GGGTGTGGGCTGCATCTTCTATGAGATGGCCACAGGCCGGCCCCTCTTCCCGGGCTCCACGGTGGAGGAACAGCTACACTTCATCTTCCGCATCTTAG GAACCCCAACTGAGGAGACGTGGCCAGGCATCCTGTCCAACGAGGAGTTCAAGACATACAACTACCCCAAGTACCGAGCCGAGGCCCTTTTGAGCCATGCACCCCG GTCTCTTTGTCCTTGTGGCAGACTTGATAGCGACGGGGCCGACCTCCTCACCAAGCTGTTGCAG TTTGAGGGTCGAAATCGGATCTCCGCAGAAGATGCCATGAAACATCCATTCTTCCTCAGTTTGGGGGAGCGGATCCACAAACTTCCTGACA CTACTTCCATATTTGCACTAAAGGAGATTCAGCTACAAAAGGAGGCCAGCCTTCGGTCTTCGTCGATGCCTGACTCAG GCAGGCCAGCTTTCCGCGTGGTGGACACCGAATTCTAA
- the LOC105463800 gene encoding cyclin-dependent kinase 16 isoform X4, whose translation MDRMKKIKRQLSMTLRGGRGIDKTNGAPEQIGLDESGGGGGSDPGEAPTRAAPGELRSARGPLSSAPEIVHEDLKMGSDGESDQASATSSDEVQSPVRVRMRNHPPRKISTEDINKRLSLPADIRLPEGYLEKLTLNSPIFDKPLSRRLRRVSLSEIGFGKLETYIKLDKLGEGTYATVYKGKSKLTDNLVALKEIRLEHEEGAPCTAIREVSLLKDLKHANIVTLHDIIHTEKSLTLVFEYLDKDLKQYLDDCGNIINMHNVKLFLFQLLRGLAYCHRQKVLHRDLKPQNLLINERGELKLADFGLARAKSIPTKTYSNEVVTLWYRPPDILLGSTDYSTQIDMWGVGCIFYEMATGRPLFPGSTVEEQLHFIFRILGTPTEETWPGILSNEEFKTYNYPKYRAEALLSHAPRLDSDGADLLTKLLQFEGRNRISAEDAMKHPFFLSLGERIHKLPDTTSIFALKEIQLQKEASLRSSSMPDSGRPAFRVVDTEF comes from the exons ATGGATCGGATGAAGAAGATCAAACGGCAGCTGTCAATGACACTCCGAGGTGGCCGAGGCATAGACAAGACCAATGGTGCCCCTGAGCAGATAGGCCTGGATgagagtggtggtggtggcggcagTGACCCTGGAGAGGCCCCCACACGTGCTGCTCCTGGGGAACTTCGTTCTGCACGGGGCCCACTCAGCTCTGCACCAG AGATTGTGCACGAGGACTTGAAGATGGGGTCTGATGGGGAGAGTGACCAGGCTTCAGCCACTTCCTCGGATGAGGTGCAGTCTCCAGTGAGAGTGCGCATGCGCAACCATCCCCCACGCAAGATCTCCACTGAG GACATCAACAAGCGCCTATCGCTACCAGCTGACATCCGGCTGCCTGAGGGCTACCTGGAGAAGCTGACCCTCAATAGCCCCATCTTTGACAAGCCCCTCAGCCGCCGCCTCCGTCGTGTCAGCCTA TCTGAGATTGGCTTTGGGAAACTGGAGACCTACATTAAGCTGGACAAGCTGGGCGAG GGTACCTATGCCACCGTCTACAAAGGCAAAAGCAAGCTCACAGACAACCTTGTGGCACTCAAGGAGATCAGACTGGAACATGAAGAGGGGGCACCCTGCACCGCCATCCGGGAAG TGTCCCTGCTCAAGGACCTCAAACATGCCAACATCGTTACGCTACATGACATTATCCACACGGAGAAGTCCCTCACCCTTGTCTTTGAGTACCTG GACAAGGACCTGAAGCAGTACCTGGATGACTGTGGGAACATCATCAACATGCACAACGTGAAA CTGTTCCTGTTCCAGCTGCTCCGTGGCCTGGCCTACTGCCACCGGCAGAAGGTGCTACACCGAGACCTCAAGCCCCAGAACCTGCTCATCAACGAGAGAGGAGAGCTCAAGCTGGCTGACTTTG GCCTGGCCCGGGCCAAGTCAATCCCAACAAAGACATACTCCAATGAGGTGGTGACACTGTGGTACCGGCCCCCTGACATCCTGCTCGGGTCCACGGACTACTCCACTCAGATTGACATGTG GGGTGTGGGCTGCATCTTCTATGAGATGGCCACAGGCCGGCCCCTCTTCCCGGGCTCCACGGTGGAGGAACAGCTACACTTCATCTTCCGCATCTTAG GAACCCCAACTGAGGAGACGTGGCCAGGCATCCTGTCCAACGAGGAGTTCAAGACATACAACTACCCCAAGTACCGAGCCGAGGCCCTTTTGAGCCATGCACCCCG ACTTGATAGCGACGGGGCCGACCTCCTCACCAAGCTGTTGCAG TTTGAGGGTCGAAATCGGATCTCCGCAGAAGATGCCATGAAACATCCATTCTTCCTCAGTTTGGGGGAGCGGATCCACAAACTTCCTGACA CTACTTCCATATTTGCACTAAAGGAGATTCAGCTACAAAAGGAGGCCAGCCTTCGGTCTTCGTCGATGCCTGACTCAG GCAGGCCAGCTTTCCGCGTGGTGGACACCGAATTCTAA
- the LOC105463800 gene encoding cyclin-dependent kinase 16 isoform X3: MDRMKKIKRQLSMTLRGGRGIDKTNGAPEQIGLDESGGGGGSDPGEAPTRAAPGELRSARGPLSSAPEIVHEDLKMGSDGESDQASATSSDEVQSPVRVRMRNHPPRKISTEDINKRLSLPADIRLPEGYLEKLTLNSPIFDKPLSRRLRRVSLSEIGFGKLETYIKLDKLGEGTYATVYKGKSKLTDNLVALKEIRLEHEEGAPCTAIREVSLLKDLKHANIVTLHDIIHTEKSLTLVFEYLDKDLKQYLDDCGNIINMHNVKLFLFQLLRGLAYCHRQKVLHRDLKPQNLLINERGELKLADFGLARAKSIPTKTYSNEVVTLWYRPPDILLGSTDYSTQIDMWGVGCIFYEMATGRPLFPGSTVEEQLHFIFRILGTPTEETWPGILSNEEFKTYNYPKYRAEALLSHAPRSLCPCGRLDSDGADLLTKLLQFEGRNRISAEDAMKHPFFLSLGERIHKLPDTTSIFALKEIQLQKEASLRSSSMPDSGRPAFRVVDTEF, from the exons ATGGATCGGATGAAGAAGATCAAACGGCAGCTGTCAATGACACTCCGAGGTGGCCGAGGCATAGACAAGACCAATGGTGCCCCTGAGCAGATAGGCCTGGATgagagtggtggtggtggcggcagTGACCCTGGAGAGGCCCCCACACGTGCTGCTCCTGGGGAACTTCGTTCTGCACGGGGCCCACTCAGCTCTGCACCAG AGATTGTGCACGAGGACTTGAAGATGGGGTCTGATGGGGAGAGTGACCAGGCTTCAGCCACTTCCTCGGATGAGGTGCAGTCTCCAGTGAGAGTGCGCATGCGCAACCATCCCCCACGCAAGATCTCCACTGAG GACATCAACAAGCGCCTATCGCTACCAGCTGACATCCGGCTGCCTGAGGGCTACCTGGAGAAGCTGACCCTCAATAGCCCCATCTTTGACAAGCCCCTCAGCCGCCGCCTCCGTCGTGTCAGCCTA TCTGAGATTGGCTTTGGGAAACTGGAGACCTACATTAAGCTGGACAAGCTGGGCGAG GGTACCTATGCCACCGTCTACAAAGGCAAAAGCAAGCTCACAGACAACCTTGTGGCACTCAAGGAGATCAGACTGGAACATGAAGAGGGGGCACCCTGCACCGCCATCCGGGAAG TGTCCCTGCTCAAGGACCTCAAACATGCCAACATCGTTACGCTACATGACATTATCCACACGGAGAAGTCCCTCACCCTTGTCTTTGAGTACCTG GACAAGGACCTGAAGCAGTACCTGGATGACTGTGGGAACATCATCAACATGCACAACGTGAAA CTGTTCCTGTTCCAGCTGCTCCGTGGCCTGGCCTACTGCCACCGGCAGAAGGTGCTACACCGAGACCTCAAGCCCCAGAACCTGCTCATCAACGAGAGAGGAGAGCTCAAGCTGGCTGACTTTG GCCTGGCCCGGGCCAAGTCAATCCCAACAAAGACATACTCCAATGAGGTGGTGACACTGTGGTACCGGCCCCCTGACATCCTGCTCGGGTCCACGGACTACTCCACTCAGATTGACATGTG GGGTGTGGGCTGCATCTTCTATGAGATGGCCACAGGCCGGCCCCTCTTCCCGGGCTCCACGGTGGAGGAACAGCTACACTTCATCTTCCGCATCTTAG GAACCCCAACTGAGGAGACGTGGCCAGGCATCCTGTCCAACGAGGAGTTCAAGACATACAACTACCCCAAGTACCGAGCCGAGGCCCTTTTGAGCCATGCACCCCG GTCTCTTTGTCCTTGTGGCAGACTTGATAGCGACGGGGCCGACCTCCTCACCAAGCTGTTGCAG TTTGAGGGTCGAAATCGGATCTCCGCAGAAGATGCCATGAAACATCCATTCTTCCTCAGTTTGGGGGAGCGGATCCACAAACTTCCTGACA CTACTTCCATATTTGCACTAAAGGAGATTCAGCTACAAAAGGAGGCCAGCCTTCGGTCTTCGTCGATGCCTGACTCAG GCAGGCCAGCTTTCCGCGTGGTGGACACCGAATTCTAA
- the LOC105463800 gene encoding cyclin-dependent kinase 16 isoform X2: MPLYGRARGHVTHPSILGTRPGRPMAGPITAAVPEKICYGAFCSCSGAFPLEANNPSFGPLPSISHLNLRTQIAMDRMKKIKRQLSMTLRGGRGIDKTNGAPEQIGLDESGGGGGSDPGEAPTRAAPGELRSARGPLSSAPEIVHEDLKMGSDGESDQASATSSDEVQSPVRVRMRNHPPRKISTEDINKRLSLPADIRLPEGYLEKLTLNSPIFDKPLSRRLRRVSLSEIGFGKLETYIKLDKLGEGTYATVYKGKSKLTDNLVALKEIRLEHEEGAPCTAIREVSLLKDLKHANIVTLHDIIHTEKSLTLVFEYLDKDLKQYLDDCGNIINMHNVKLFLFQLLRGLAYCHRQKVLHRDLKPQNLLINERGELKLADFGLARAKSIPTKTYSNEVVTLWYRPPDILLGSTDYSTQIDMWGVGCIFYEMATGRPLFPGSTVEEQLHFIFRILGTPTEETWPGILSNEEFKTYNYPKYRAEALLSHAPRLDSDGADLLTKLLQFEGRNRISAEDAMKHPFFLSLGERIHKLPDTTSIFALKEIQLQKEASLRSSSMPDSGRPAFRVVDTEF; the protein is encoded by the exons ATGCCACTCTATGGGCGTGCTCGAGGCCATGTCACCCATCCTTCAATTCTGGGCACACGCCCTGGCCGACCCATGGCTGGGCCCATCACTGCAGCTGTACCTGAGAAGATCTGCTATGGAGCCTTCTGCTCCTGCAGTGGGGCTTTTCCCCTAGAGGCCAACAATCCATCGTTTGGGCCCTTGCCCTCAATCAGCCACCTAAATCTGAGAACTCAG ATCGCCATGGATCGGATGAAGAAGATCAAACGGCAGCTGTCAATGACACTCCGAGGTGGCCGAGGCATAGACAAGACCAATGGTGCCCCTGAGCAGATAGGCCTGGATgagagtggtggtggtggcggcagTGACCCTGGAGAGGCCCCCACACGTGCTGCTCCTGGGGAACTTCGTTCTGCACGGGGCCCACTCAGCTCTGCACCAG AGATTGTGCACGAGGACTTGAAGATGGGGTCTGATGGGGAGAGTGACCAGGCTTCAGCCACTTCCTCGGATGAGGTGCAGTCTCCAGTGAGAGTGCGCATGCGCAACCATCCCCCACGCAAGATCTCCACTGAG GACATCAACAAGCGCCTATCGCTACCAGCTGACATCCGGCTGCCTGAGGGCTACCTGGAGAAGCTGACCCTCAATAGCCCCATCTTTGACAAGCCCCTCAGCCGCCGCCTCCGTCGTGTCAGCCTA TCTGAGATTGGCTTTGGGAAACTGGAGACCTACATTAAGCTGGACAAGCTGGGCGAG GGTACCTATGCCACCGTCTACAAAGGCAAAAGCAAGCTCACAGACAACCTTGTGGCACTCAAGGAGATCAGACTGGAACATGAAGAGGGGGCACCCTGCACCGCCATCCGGGAAG TGTCCCTGCTCAAGGACCTCAAACATGCCAACATCGTTACGCTACATGACATTATCCACACGGAGAAGTCCCTCACCCTTGTCTTTGAGTACCTG GACAAGGACCTGAAGCAGTACCTGGATGACTGTGGGAACATCATCAACATGCACAACGTGAAA CTGTTCCTGTTCCAGCTGCTCCGTGGCCTGGCCTACTGCCACCGGCAGAAGGTGCTACACCGAGACCTCAAGCCCCAGAACCTGCTCATCAACGAGAGAGGAGAGCTCAAGCTGGCTGACTTTG GCCTGGCCCGGGCCAAGTCAATCCCAACAAAGACATACTCCAATGAGGTGGTGACACTGTGGTACCGGCCCCCTGACATCCTGCTCGGGTCCACGGACTACTCCACTCAGATTGACATGTG GGGTGTGGGCTGCATCTTCTATGAGATGGCCACAGGCCGGCCCCTCTTCCCGGGCTCCACGGTGGAGGAACAGCTACACTTCATCTTCCGCATCTTAG GAACCCCAACTGAGGAGACGTGGCCAGGCATCCTGTCCAACGAGGAGTTCAAGACATACAACTACCCCAAGTACCGAGCCGAGGCCCTTTTGAGCCATGCACCCCG ACTTGATAGCGACGGGGCCGACCTCCTCACCAAGCTGTTGCAG TTTGAGGGTCGAAATCGGATCTCCGCAGAAGATGCCATGAAACATCCATTCTTCCTCAGTTTGGGGGAGCGGATCCACAAACTTCCTGACA CTACTTCCATATTTGCACTAAAGGAGATTCAGCTACAAAAGGAGGCCAGCCTTCGGTCTTCGTCGATGCCTGACTCAG GCAGGCCAGCTTTCCGCGTGGTGGACACCGAATTCTAA